A genomic window from Salvia miltiorrhiza cultivar Shanhuang (shh) chromosome 5, IMPLAD_Smil_shh, whole genome shotgun sequence includes:
- the LOC130985729 gene encoding cysteine-rich receptor-like protein kinase 10 isoform X1, translated as MSLWGNSKVWMILLILLIYFSSWATAQNPYQCTSNGNYTINSTYSANLNALLRSLSVNMSDYGFRSASVGQSTNTVNGLALCRADQTLQLCRDCVESATREVLRSCPNERQAAIWYEFCTLRYSDDPIYRTQTADPTFILRNTQNVTNGTRLREERATLVTDLINQAANGSSQLKVGVGRRSVSDPEYSAIYALVQCTPDFSSEDCRRCLSEASRGYQTYTAQGFRVLNPSCNIRYELSTFYNETRLRELRLPIVGSSPPPTSPPGTNGNNTTPGKKDDSSTKLIIGITVPIGVTLIFIACAIIFIRRRMKRSKAYEVAETDDISNVESLQYDFSSIRAATNDFDDANKLGQGGFGAVYKGKLQTGEEVAVKRLSKDSGQGNMEFKNEVLLVAKLQHRNLVRLLGFSMEGTERALIYEFVQNASLDQFIFDPVKRSQLDWDRRYKIIGGIAKGILYLHEDSRLKIIHRDLKASNVLLDGDMNPKIADFGMARLFKQDETQGNTSKIVGTYGYMSPEYAMHGQYSIKSDVFSFGVLVLEIVSGQRNVCIQNGDSTEDLLTLVSTIISANVNIKAKLCSRMIVLQLMATHSQTWKNWREGTAANMIDPMLMNGAGSVRDMLRCMHVGLLCVQENAANRPSMASVALMLSSSTMTLPVPAEPAFYMASRYGPMDSIFQNSKESNSSEGFKFRTGVSEGSSSVNDVSVTELYPR; from the exons ATGTCTTTATGGGGTAACAGCAAAGTCTGGATGATTCTATTGATCCTCCTCATATACTTTTCATCCTGGGCCACCGCCCAGAATCCCTACCAATGTACCAGCAATGGGAATTACACAATCAACAGCACATACAGCGCCAATCTCAACGCCTTACTCCGCTCTCTTTCCGTCAACATGAGCGACTACGGCTTCCGCAGCGCGTCGGTGGGGCAGAGCACAAACACAGTCAATGGTCTCGCCCTGTGCAGAGCCGACCAAACCCTCCAGCTGTGTCGCGATTGTGTAGAGTCCGCCACGCGCGAGGTGCTTCGGTCGTGCCCCAACGAGAGACAAGCTGCTATATGGTACGAATTCTGCACCTTGCGCTACTCTGACGACCCCATATACAGAACGCAGACTGCTGATCCCACGTTTATCCTGAGAAATACACAAAATGTTACAAATGGAACTCGGTTAAGGGAGGAGAGGGCGACGCTGGTGACCGATCTCATTAACCAGGCAGCTAACGGCAGCTCCCAGCTCAAGGTTGGTGTAGGGAGAAGAAGTGTCTCAGATCCCGAGTATTCGGCAATTTATGCGCTGGTGCAGTGTACTCCTGATTTCTCGTCAGAAGATTGCCGGAGGTGCTTGAGCGAGGCTTCCCGAGGTTACCAAACATATACTGCGCAGGGGTTCAGAGTGCTAAACCCGAGCTGCAATATTCGCTATGAACTTTCAACATTCTACAATGAAACTCGCCTCAGGGAATTAAGGCTACCAATTGTTGGTTCATCACCTCCGCCCACCTCGCCGCCAG GAACCAATGGCAATAATACAACACCAGGAAAAAAAGATGATAGCTCTACAAAACTTATCATCGGCATTACTGTCCCAATTGGAGTGACTCTAATATTTATTGCTTGTGCCATCATCTTCATTAGAAGAAGAATGAAGCGGAGTAAGGCATATGAAGTTGCCGAGA CTGACGATATTAGTAATGTTGAATCCCTGCAATATGATTTTAGCAGCATTAGAGCTGCAACTAATGATTTTGATGATGCTAACAAGCTGGGGCAAGGTGGATTCGGCGCTGTTTATAAG GGGAAACTTCAAACCGGCGAAGAAGTAGCAGTTAAAAGGTTGTCCAAGGATTCAGGGCAAGGAAATATGGAATTCAAGAATGAGGTTTTGTTGGTTGCTAAACTTCAACATAGGAATCTGGTCAGGCTCTTAGGTTTCTCCATGGAAGGAACTGAAAGGGCACTAATATATGAATTCGTTCAGAATGCAAGCCTTGACCAGTTCATATTTG ATCCAGTCAAACGTTCACAGTTGGATTGGGATAGACGCTACAAAATCATTGGGGGTATTGCAAAGGGAATTTTGTATTTGCACGAAGACTCTCGACTCAAAATCATTCATCGTGATCTGAAAGCCAGTAATGTACTGTTAGATGGAGATATGAATCCCAAAATTGCAGATTTTGGCATGGCAAGATTATTTAAACAAGATGAAACTCAAGGAAATACAAGCAAGATCGTTGGAACTTA TGGATATATGTCACCTGAATACGCTATGCACGGGCAGTACTCCATTAAGTCAGATGTGTTTAGTTTCGGGGTGTTGGTTCTGGAAATCGTGAGTGGTCAGAGAAATGTTTGTATCCAAAATGGGGACAGTACAGAGGACCTCTTGACTCTTGTAAGTACCATCATATCTGCCAATGTTAATATTAAAGCCAAATTATGCAGTAGAATGATTGTATTGCAACTAATGGCCACACATTcgcagacatggaagaactgGCGAGAAGGGACAGCTGCAAATATGATAGATCCCATGCTGATGAATGGTGCGGGTTCTGTACGCGACATGTTGAGATGCATGCACGTGGGACTGTTGTGTGTTCAAGAAAATGCTGCAAACAGACCATCAATGGCTTCGGTTGCTCTAATGCTCAGTAGCTCAACAATGACTCTGCCTGTACCTGCTGAACCTGCATTTTATATGGCTAGTCGCTATGGTCCAATGGAttcaatttttcaaaattcgaaAGAGTCCAACTCCAGCGAAGGCTTTAAGTTTCGAACAGGTGTATCTGAAGGCTCATCATCTGTAAACGATGTTTCAGTAACCGAGTTATATCCTCGTTGA
- the LOC130985729 gene encoding cysteine-rich receptor-like protein kinase 44 isoform X3 has translation MSLWGNSKVWMILLILLIYFSSWATAQNPYQCTSNGNYTINSTYSANLNALLRSLSVNMSDYGFRSASVGQSTNTVNGLALCRADQTLQLCRDCVESATREVLRSCPNERQAAIWYEFCTLRYSDDPIYRTQTADPTFILRNTQNVTNGTRLREERATLVTDLINQAANGSSQLKVGVGRRSVSDPEYSAIYALVQCTPDFSSEDCRRCLSEASRGYQTYTAQGFRVLNPSCNIRYELSTFYNETRLRELRLPIVGSSPPPTSPPGTNGNNTTPGKKDDSSTKLIIGITVPIGVTLIFIACAIIFIRRRMKRSKAYEVAETDDISNVESLQYDFSSIRAATNDFDDANKLGQGGFGAVYKGKLQTGEEVAVKRLSKDSGQGNMEFKNEVLLVAKLQHRNLVRLLGFSMEGTERALIYEFVQNASLDQFIFDPVKRSQLDWDRRYKIIGGIAKGILYLHEDSRLKIIHRDLKASNVLLDGDMNPKIADFGMARLFKQDETQGNTSKIVGTYGYMSPEYAMHGQYSIKSDVFSFGVLVLEIVSGQRNVCIQNGDSTEDLLTLTWKNWREGTAANMIDPMLMNGAGSVRDMLRCMHVGLLCVQENAANRPSMASVALMLSSSTMTLPVPAEPAFYMASRYGPMDSIFQNSKESNSSEGFKFRTGVSEGSSSVNDVSVTELYPR, from the exons ATGTCTTTATGGGGTAACAGCAAAGTCTGGATGATTCTATTGATCCTCCTCATATACTTTTCATCCTGGGCCACCGCCCAGAATCCCTACCAATGTACCAGCAATGGGAATTACACAATCAACAGCACATACAGCGCCAATCTCAACGCCTTACTCCGCTCTCTTTCCGTCAACATGAGCGACTACGGCTTCCGCAGCGCGTCGGTGGGGCAGAGCACAAACACAGTCAATGGTCTCGCCCTGTGCAGAGCCGACCAAACCCTCCAGCTGTGTCGCGATTGTGTAGAGTCCGCCACGCGCGAGGTGCTTCGGTCGTGCCCCAACGAGAGACAAGCTGCTATATGGTACGAATTCTGCACCTTGCGCTACTCTGACGACCCCATATACAGAACGCAGACTGCTGATCCCACGTTTATCCTGAGAAATACACAAAATGTTACAAATGGAACTCGGTTAAGGGAGGAGAGGGCGACGCTGGTGACCGATCTCATTAACCAGGCAGCTAACGGCAGCTCCCAGCTCAAGGTTGGTGTAGGGAGAAGAAGTGTCTCAGATCCCGAGTATTCGGCAATTTATGCGCTGGTGCAGTGTACTCCTGATTTCTCGTCAGAAGATTGCCGGAGGTGCTTGAGCGAGGCTTCCCGAGGTTACCAAACATATACTGCGCAGGGGTTCAGAGTGCTAAACCCGAGCTGCAATATTCGCTATGAACTTTCAACATTCTACAATGAAACTCGCCTCAGGGAATTAAGGCTACCAATTGTTGGTTCATCACCTCCGCCCACCTCGCCGCCAG GAACCAATGGCAATAATACAACACCAGGAAAAAAAGATGATAGCTCTACAAAACTTATCATCGGCATTACTGTCCCAATTGGAGTGACTCTAATATTTATTGCTTGTGCCATCATCTTCATTAGAAGAAGAATGAAGCGGAGTAAGGCATATGAAGTTGCCGAGA CTGACGATATTAGTAATGTTGAATCCCTGCAATATGATTTTAGCAGCATTAGAGCTGCAACTAATGATTTTGATGATGCTAACAAGCTGGGGCAAGGTGGATTCGGCGCTGTTTATAAG GGGAAACTTCAAACCGGCGAAGAAGTAGCAGTTAAAAGGTTGTCCAAGGATTCAGGGCAAGGAAATATGGAATTCAAGAATGAGGTTTTGTTGGTTGCTAAACTTCAACATAGGAATCTGGTCAGGCTCTTAGGTTTCTCCATGGAAGGAACTGAAAGGGCACTAATATATGAATTCGTTCAGAATGCAAGCCTTGACCAGTTCATATTTG ATCCAGTCAAACGTTCACAGTTGGATTGGGATAGACGCTACAAAATCATTGGGGGTATTGCAAAGGGAATTTTGTATTTGCACGAAGACTCTCGACTCAAAATCATTCATCGTGATCTGAAAGCCAGTAATGTACTGTTAGATGGAGATATGAATCCCAAAATTGCAGATTTTGGCATGGCAAGATTATTTAAACAAGATGAAACTCAAGGAAATACAAGCAAGATCGTTGGAACTTA TGGATATATGTCACCTGAATACGCTATGCACGGGCAGTACTCCATTAAGTCAGATGTGTTTAGTTTCGGGGTGTTGGTTCTGGAAATCGTGAGTGGTCAGAGAAATGTTTGTATCCAAAATGGGGACAGTACAGAGGACCTCTTGACTCTT acatggaagaactgGCGAGAAGGGACAGCTGCAAATATGATAGATCCCATGCTGATGAATGGTGCGGGTTCTGTACGCGACATGTTGAGATGCATGCACGTGGGACTGTTGTGTGTTCAAGAAAATGCTGCAAACAGACCATCAATGGCTTCGGTTGCTCTAATGCTCAGTAGCTCAACAATGACTCTGCCTGTACCTGCTGAACCTGCATTTTATATGGCTAGTCGCTATGGTCCAATGGAttcaatttttcaaaattcgaaAGAGTCCAACTCCAGCGAAGGCTTTAAGTTTCGAACAGGTGTATCTGAAGGCTCATCATCTGTAAACGATGTTTCAGTAACCGAGTTATATCCTCGTTGA
- the LOC130985729 gene encoding cysteine-rich receptor-like protein kinase 44 isoform X2, which produces MSLWGNSKVWMILLILLIYFSSWATAQNPYQCTSNGNYTINSTYSANLNALLRSLSVNMSDYGFRSASVGQSTNTVNGLALCRADQTLQLCRDCVESATREVLRSCPNERQAAIWYEFCTLRYSDDPIYRTQTADPTFILRNTQNVTNGTRLREERATLVTDLINQAANGSSQLKVGVGRRSVSDPEYSAIYALVQCTPDFSSEDCRRCLSEASRGYQTYTAQGFRVLNPSCNIRYELSTFYNETRLRELRLPIVGSSPPPTSPPGTNGNNTTPGKKDDSSTKLIIGITVPIGVTLIFIACAIIFIRRRMKRSKAYEVAETADDISNVESLQYDFSSIRAATNDFDDANKLGQGGFGAVYKGKLQTGEEVAVKRLSKDSGQGNMEFKNEVLLVAKLQHRNLVRLLGFSMEGTERALIYEFVQNASLDQFIFDPVKRSQLDWDRRYKIIGGIAKGILYLHEDSRLKIIHRDLKASNVLLDGDMNPKIADFGMARLFKQDETQGNTSKIVGTYGYMSPEYAMHGQYSIKSDVFSFGVLVLEIVSGQRNVCIQNGDSTEDLLTLTWKNWREGTAANMIDPMLMNGAGSVRDMLRCMHVGLLCVQENAANRPSMASVALMLSSSTMTLPVPAEPAFYMASRYGPMDSIFQNSKESNSSEGFKFRTGVSEGSSSVNDVSVTELYPR; this is translated from the exons ATGTCTTTATGGGGTAACAGCAAAGTCTGGATGATTCTATTGATCCTCCTCATATACTTTTCATCCTGGGCCACCGCCCAGAATCCCTACCAATGTACCAGCAATGGGAATTACACAATCAACAGCACATACAGCGCCAATCTCAACGCCTTACTCCGCTCTCTTTCCGTCAACATGAGCGACTACGGCTTCCGCAGCGCGTCGGTGGGGCAGAGCACAAACACAGTCAATGGTCTCGCCCTGTGCAGAGCCGACCAAACCCTCCAGCTGTGTCGCGATTGTGTAGAGTCCGCCACGCGCGAGGTGCTTCGGTCGTGCCCCAACGAGAGACAAGCTGCTATATGGTACGAATTCTGCACCTTGCGCTACTCTGACGACCCCATATACAGAACGCAGACTGCTGATCCCACGTTTATCCTGAGAAATACACAAAATGTTACAAATGGAACTCGGTTAAGGGAGGAGAGGGCGACGCTGGTGACCGATCTCATTAACCAGGCAGCTAACGGCAGCTCCCAGCTCAAGGTTGGTGTAGGGAGAAGAAGTGTCTCAGATCCCGAGTATTCGGCAATTTATGCGCTGGTGCAGTGTACTCCTGATTTCTCGTCAGAAGATTGCCGGAGGTGCTTGAGCGAGGCTTCCCGAGGTTACCAAACATATACTGCGCAGGGGTTCAGAGTGCTAAACCCGAGCTGCAATATTCGCTATGAACTTTCAACATTCTACAATGAAACTCGCCTCAGGGAATTAAGGCTACCAATTGTTGGTTCATCACCTCCGCCCACCTCGCCGCCAG GAACCAATGGCAATAATACAACACCAGGAAAAAAAGATGATAGCTCTACAAAACTTATCATCGGCATTACTGTCCCAATTGGAGTGACTCTAATATTTATTGCTTGTGCCATCATCTTCATTAGAAGAAGAATGAAGCGGAGTAAGGCATATGAAGTTGCCGAGA CAGCTGACGATATTAGTAATGTTGAATCCCTGCAATATGATTTTAGCAGCATTAGAGCTGCAACTAATGATTTTGATGATGCTAACAAGCTGGGGCAAGGTGGATTCGGCGCTGTTTATAAG GGGAAACTTCAAACCGGCGAAGAAGTAGCAGTTAAAAGGTTGTCCAAGGATTCAGGGCAAGGAAATATGGAATTCAAGAATGAGGTTTTGTTGGTTGCTAAACTTCAACATAGGAATCTGGTCAGGCTCTTAGGTTTCTCCATGGAAGGAACTGAAAGGGCACTAATATATGAATTCGTTCAGAATGCAAGCCTTGACCAGTTCATATTTG ATCCAGTCAAACGTTCACAGTTGGATTGGGATAGACGCTACAAAATCATTGGGGGTATTGCAAAGGGAATTTTGTATTTGCACGAAGACTCTCGACTCAAAATCATTCATCGTGATCTGAAAGCCAGTAATGTACTGTTAGATGGAGATATGAATCCCAAAATTGCAGATTTTGGCATGGCAAGATTATTTAAACAAGATGAAACTCAAGGAAATACAAGCAAGATCGTTGGAACTTA TGGATATATGTCACCTGAATACGCTATGCACGGGCAGTACTCCATTAAGTCAGATGTGTTTAGTTTCGGGGTGTTGGTTCTGGAAATCGTGAGTGGTCAGAGAAATGTTTGTATCCAAAATGGGGACAGTACAGAGGACCTCTTGACTCTT acatggaagaactgGCGAGAAGGGACAGCTGCAAATATGATAGATCCCATGCTGATGAATGGTGCGGGTTCTGTACGCGACATGTTGAGATGCATGCACGTGGGACTGTTGTGTGTTCAAGAAAATGCTGCAAACAGACCATCAATGGCTTCGGTTGCTCTAATGCTCAGTAGCTCAACAATGACTCTGCCTGTACCTGCTGAACCTGCATTTTATATGGCTAGTCGCTATGGTCCAATGGAttcaatttttcaaaattcgaaAGAGTCCAACTCCAGCGAAGGCTTTAAGTTTCGAACAGGTGTATCTGAAGGCTCATCATCTGTAAACGATGTTTCAGTAACCGAGTTATATCCTCGTTGA
- the LOC130985731 gene encoding cysteine-rich receptor-like protein kinase 44, which yields MSLWGNSKVWMILLILLIYFSSWATAQLPYRCTSNGNYTSNSTYSANLNALLRSLSVNMSDYGFRNASVGQSPNTVNGLALCRADRTLQLCRDCVDSATREVLQSCPNQREAAVWHEFCTLRYSNDAIYRTQIDIPTILLANERNVTNGARFREERATLVSELMNQAANGGSQLKVGVGSRSVSDPEYSAIYALVQCTPDFSSQDCWSCLSEASRGYQTYTFQGFRVLLPDCNIRYELSSFYNETRLRELRLPIVGSPPPPTSPPGANGNNTRPGKKDDNTTILIIGIAVPIGVALILIACAIIFIRRRMKRSNAYEVAETADISNIESLQYDFSSIRAATNDFDDANKLGQGGFGAVYKGKLQTGEEVAVKRLSKDSGQGNMEFKNEVLLVAKLQHRNLVRLLGFSMEGTERVLVYEFVQNASLDQFIFDPVKRSQLDWDRRYKIIGGIAKGILYLHEDSRLMIIHRDLKASNVLLDGDMNPKIADFGMARLFKQDETQGNTSKIVGTYGYMSPEYAMHGQYSVKSDVFSFGVLVLEIVSGQRNVCIQNGENAEDLLTLTWKNWREGTAANMIDPVLTNGAGFVRDMLRCMHMGLLCVQENAANRPSMASVALMLSSSTITLPVPAEPSFYMASRYGPTYPMVRNSKESNSSERLFRTGVSEGSSVNDVSATELYPR from the exons ATGTCTTTATGGGGTAACAGCAAAGTCTGGATGATTCTATTGATCCTCCTCATATACTTTTCATCCTGGGCCACCGCCCAGCTTCCCTACCGATGTACCAGCAATGGGAATTACACAAGCAACAGCACATACAGCGCCAATCTCAACGCCTTACTCCGCTCTCTTTCCGTCAACATGAGCGACTACGGCTTCCGCAACGCGTCGGTGGGGCAGAGTCCTAACACAGTCAACGGTCTCGCCCTGTGCAGAGCCGACCGAACCCTCCAGCTGTGTCGCGATTGTGTGGACTCCGCCACGCGCGAGGTGCTTCAGTCGTGCCCCAACCAGAGAGAAGCTGCTGTATGGCACGAATTCTGCACCTTGCGCTACTCTAACGACGCCATATACAGAACGCAGATAGATATTCCCACGATTCTGCTAGCAAATGAACGAAATGTTACAAATGGAGCTAGGTTCCGGGAGGAGAGGGCGACGTTGGTGTCCGAGCTCATGAACCAGGCAGCTAACGGCGGCTCCCAGCTCAAGGTTGGTGTAGGGAGTAGGAGTGTCTCAGATCCCGAGTATTCGGCAATTTATGCGCTGGTGCAGTGTACTCCTGATTTCTCATCACAAGATTGCTGGAGTTGCTTGAGCGAGGCTTCCCGAGGTTACCAAACTTATACTTTTCAGGGCTTCAGAGTGCTACTCCCTGACTGCAATATTCGCTATGAACTTTCTTCATTCTACAATGAAACTCGCCTCAGGGAATTAAGGCTACCAATTGTTGGTTCACCACCTCCGCCCACCTCGCCGCCAG GAGCCAATGGCAATAATACAAGACCAGGAAAGAAAGATGATAACACTACAATACTTATCATCGGCATTGCTGTCCCAATTGGAGTGGCTCTAATACTTATTGCTTGTGCCATCATCTTCATTAGAAGAAGAATGAAGCGGAGTAATGCATATGAAGTCGCCGAGA CTGCCGATATTAGTAATATTGAATCCCTGCAATATGATTTTAGCAGCATTAGAGCTGCAACTAATGATTTTGATGATGCTAACAAGCTGGGGCAAGGTGGATTTGGGGCTGTTTATAAG GGGAAACTTCAAACCGGCGAAGAAGTTGCAGTTAAGAGGTTGTCCAAGGATTCCGGGCAAGGAAACATGGAATTCAAGAATGAGGTTTTGTTGGTTGCCAAACTTCAACATAGGAATCTGGTCAGGCTCTTAGGTTTCTCCATGGAAGGAACTGAGAGGGTACTAGTATATGAATTCGTTCAGAATGCAAGCCTTGACCAGTTCATATTTG ATCCAGTCAAACGTTCGCAGTTGGATTGGGATAGACGCTACAAGATCATAGGGGGTATTGCAAAGGGAATTCTGTATTTGCACGAAGACTCT CGACTCATGATCATTCATCGTGATCTGAAAGCCAGTAATGTACTGTTAGATGGAGATATGAATCCCAAAATTGCAGATTTTGGCATGGCAAGATTATTTAAACAAGATGAAACGCAAGGAAATACAAGCAAGATCGTTGGAACTTA TGGATATATGTCACCTGAATACGCAATGCACGGGCAGTACTCCGTTAAGTCAGATGTGTTTAGTTTCGGGGTGTTGGTTCTGGAAATCGTGAGTGGTCAGAGAAATGTTTGTATCCAAAATGGGGAGAATGCAGAGGACCTCTTGACTCTT acatggaagaactgGAGAGAAGGGACAGCTGCAAATATGATAGATCCCGTGCTGACGAATGGTGCGGGTTTTGTACGTGACATGTTGAGATGTATGCACATGGGACTGTTGTGTGTTCAAGAAAATGCTGCAAACAGACCATCAATGGCTTCGGTCGCTCTAATGCTCAGTAGCTCAACAATAACTCTGCCTGTACCTGCTGAACCTTCATTTTATATGGCTAGTCGCTATGGTCCCACATATCCAATGGTTCGAAATTCGAAAGAGTCCAACTCCAGCGAAAGGTTGTTTAGAACAGGCGTATCTGAAGGCTCATCTGTAAACGATGTTTCAGCAACCGAGTTATATCCTCGTTGA